The sequence below is a genomic window from Rhodococcus sp. 4CII.
TCACCCTCTGCGTGGGCGGTGGCATCGGCATCGCCACCGTGATCGAAGCACTCCAGGCAAGCTGAAACCGGAAGGACCGCACAGGCTATGAGCCAGAACCCGATCATCCGCTGGGAACGTGACGACGACGGCATCGTCGTGCTCACGATCGACGACCCGACGCAGCGCGTCAACACGATGAATGCCGGCTTCGTCGACGCGCTCGAGGCGGCACTCGACCGAATCGAGGCCGAACGCGACACCATCACCGGCGTCGTCGTCACGTCCGCCAAGGACACCTTCTTCGCCGGTGGAGATCTCAACGATCTCCGGGATGCATCGAAGGACCGCATCGACGAGTTCGCGACGTTCGTCGACCGGAACAGTGCGCTGCTGCGCCGCCTCGAGACGATCGGCAGGCCCGTCGTCGCGGCAGTCAACGGTTCGGCGCTCGGCGGCGGACTTGAACTCGCCTTGGCCACACACCATCGCGTCGCACTGGACGGTTCGCGCAACTTCGTCGGATTGCCAGAGGTGACGCTGGGTCTGCTGCCCGGGGCCGGCGGCGTCGTCCGCTCGGTGCGGATGCTCGGCGTCGAACGTGCACTCTCGGAACTCCTGCTGCAGGGGCAACGCCGCACCGTCCGGTCGGCGCACGAACTCGGCATCATCGACGAGCTCGTCGAGTCGAGGCCGGACCTCATTGCCGCGGCGAAGAAGTGGATTCTCGCGAACCCGGCCGCGGTCCAACCATGGGACGTGAAAGGCTACCGCATTACCGGTGGAGCGCCCGGTGACCGCAGCGGACAACTGCACTCCCGGCTCCCCGCGATCCCCGCACTGCTGCGCAAGCAGTCGAAAGGGGCGAATTACCCGGCGCCGCAGAACATCGTCGCGGCAGCCGTGGAGAGCGCCCAGGTCGACTTCGACAACGCGCTGCGGATCGAGGCCCGCTACTTCCTCGACCTCGCAACCGGGCAGATCGCCAAGAACATGATCCAGGCGTTCTTCTTCGACATGCAATCCGTGAACGGCGCCCGCGGTCGTAGCGCCGATCGCACGCCGTGGCGCGCACAAAAGGTCGTCGTCCTCGGCGCGGGAATGATGGGCGCCGGAATAGCATACGAGTGCGCCCGCGCCGGCATCGACGTCGTCTTGAAGGACGTGACACTCGAGGCCGCCGAACGAGGCAAGGGATACTCGCACAAGCTGGTCGACAAGCAGGTCGCTGCGGGTAGGACCTCGAAGGACAAGGGCGATGCGCTCCTCGCACGCATCACGCCCACCGACCGCCCGGAAACGGCCGATGGCGCCGATCTGGTGATCGAGGCCGTGTTCGAGGATCCCGCCGTCAAAGCCCAGGTGCTCGCCGAGATCGAACCGTATCTCGCAGACGGCGCCCTCATCGGATCGAACACGTCCACCCTGCCCATCACGGGGCTCGCCGAGAACGTCGGCCGACCCGAAGACTTCATCGGACTCCACTTCTTCAGCCCCGTGGACCGCATGCCACTGCTGGAGATCATCAAGGGGGAGAAGACCTCCGCCGACACGCTGTCACGGGCACTGGACCTGGCGAAGCAGATCGCGAAGACCCCGATCGTCGTCAACGACAGCCGCGGATTCTTCACGAGCCGCGTGATCGGCACATTCATCAACGAGGCCATGGCGCTGCTCGGGGAGGGGGTGCCGGCGACGACGATCGAACAGGCGAGCTCCCAAGCCGGGTACCCCGCTCCCGTGCTCCAGCTGACCGACGAATTGAACCTCGAACTGCTGCGCCGGGTCCGCGACGCGAGTAAGGAGGCCGCCGAGGACGCCGGCCTGGCCTGGATCGGCCATCCCGCCGAGGCCGTTCTCGACCGCATGCTGTCCGAGTTCGGGCGGGCGGGCCGGCTGGCAGGAGCCGGGTTCTACGAATACGACGAGAACCGCAAACGCACCCGGCTCTGGACCGGACTGACGGACGCGTTCGGCGGCGAGAACACCGACATCCCGTTCGACGATGTGGTCGAGCGGCTGTTGTTCGCCGAGGTGATCGAGACGGTCAAGTGCCTCGACGAGGGCGTCCTCGAAGCGGTCCCCGACGCCAACGTCGGGTCGATCCTCGGCATCGGATTTCCCGGGTGGACGGGTGGAGTACTGCAGTTCGTCGACGGCTACGAGGGCGGTGTCGCGGGCTTCGTCGCCCGAGCCCGATACCTCGCCGAAACCTACAGCGAACGCTTCACCCCGACCGAATCGCTCCTGCAGCTGGCGGAATCGGGTACGACGCTCGCGCGGTCCCGGTCCGCCGAATTGGTCGGCACCCCATAGACGGCCGGGCGGACGGGAGCCGATCAGGCCCCGTCCGCCGGGCATTCCACGTCGTCCGGCCGTGTGGTCGCGGAGCACGAAGAGGGAGAGAAATGAGTTCGACGTTGGTGGAGGTCGAGCCCGGCGTCCGGGTCAAGGTACTCGAACTGGGCGTCGGCGACCCGGTGCTGTTGATCCACGGCTGGAGCCTGAGTTCCGCGGTGTGGGACCGGCAGATCCGAGTGCTCGCCGAAGCCGGGCATCGTGTGCTCGCGATGGACCTGCGCGGGCACGGTGGGTCCGATGCGCCCTTGAGCCGGTACGACATCGACCGACTCGCCGACGACGGCGCGGCAGTCCTGGAAGCGTTCCACGCCCGCAACGCGACCGTCGTCGGCTGGTCGCTGGGCGGTATGACCGCACTGCGGATGGCCCACCGCCACCCGGACTTGGTCGATCGCCTCGTGCTCGTCGCCTCCAACGGTGTGGCCGGGGCGCGGCAGCCCGATTACCCCTTCGGCGTGCCGGCAGACGCGGTCGAGGGCGGCATGCATGCGGCCGAGCACGCCGGACGGCTGGACTACCGGAGGCGGGCGGTGGGTGACCCGTTCGGCACACCGCCGGACGGGCAGACCCTCGACTGGCTGCAGCGCATCTCCCTGCAGACGCCGAGCTGGGCGGCGAACGCGTGCATGACCACGCTCCTGCGGACGGCGCAGGTGTTCGCTCTGGACGACCTCGATATTCCGGTCACCCAGATCATCGGTACGGCGGACCCGGCGCTCTCCGTCCGCGGCGCGCGCTGGGTGCAGGAGCGGATCGGCAGCACCCTGGTGGAGCTCGATTGCGGGCACTACCCGATGCTGGAGCGGCCGGACCTGTTCGACGAGGCGCTGCTCCGCGCGGTGCGCAAGCCGAAGGGCC
It includes:
- a CDS encoding 3-hydroxyacyl-CoA dehydrogenase NAD-binding domain-containing protein; translated protein: MSQNPIIRWERDDDGIVVLTIDDPTQRVNTMNAGFVDALEAALDRIEAERDTITGVVVTSAKDTFFAGGDLNDLRDASKDRIDEFATFVDRNSALLRRLETIGRPVVAAVNGSALGGGLELALATHHRVALDGSRNFVGLPEVTLGLLPGAGGVVRSVRMLGVERALSELLLQGQRRTVRSAHELGIIDELVESRPDLIAAAKKWILANPAAVQPWDVKGYRITGGAPGDRSGQLHSRLPAIPALLRKQSKGANYPAPQNIVAAAVESAQVDFDNALRIEARYFLDLATGQIAKNMIQAFFFDMQSVNGARGRSADRTPWRAQKVVVLGAGMMGAGIAYECARAGIDVVLKDVTLEAAERGKGYSHKLVDKQVAAGRTSKDKGDALLARITPTDRPETADGADLVIEAVFEDPAVKAQVLAEIEPYLADGALIGSNTSTLPITGLAENVGRPEDFIGLHFFSPVDRMPLLEIIKGEKTSADTLSRALDLAKQIAKTPIVVNDSRGFFTSRVIGTFINEAMALLGEGVPATTIEQASSQAGYPAPVLQLTDELNLELLRRVRDASKEAAEDAGLAWIGHPAEAVLDRMLSEFGRAGRLAGAGFYEYDENRKRTRLWTGLTDAFGGENTDIPFDDVVERLLFAEVIETVKCLDEGVLEAVPDANVGSILGIGFPGWTGGVLQFVDGYEGGVAGFVARARYLAETYSERFTPTESLLQLAESGTTLARSRSAELVGTP
- a CDS encoding alpha/beta fold hydrolase gives rise to the protein MSSTLVEVEPGVRVKVLELGVGDPVLLIHGWSLSSAVWDRQIRVLAEAGHRVLAMDLRGHGGSDAPLSRYDIDRLADDGAAVLEAFHARNATVVGWSLGGMTALRMAHRHPDLVDRLVLVASNGVAGARQPDYPFGVPADAVEGGMHAAEHAGRLDYRRRAVGDPFGTPPDGQTLDWLQRISLQTPSWAANACMTTLLRTAQVFALDDLDIPVTQIIGTADPALSVRGARWVQERIGSTLVELDCGHYPMLERPDLFDEALLRAVRKPKGPAVRRVEAPSSHSVQT